The following is a genomic window from Pygocentrus nattereri isolate fPygNat1 chromosome 8, fPygNat1.pri, whole genome shotgun sequence.
atgcaatcatttccagaacactgaatatcataaaaccttttaacactgctgttttatttttaagagcttttaaactcaggACTTTAAAGTGACCCCTCATGTATGTCGTTGATGTCAGTGagtgcgaacagccaatgagctgctccgctcaccaATCCATCATCACGCTCCAGCAGTAAAGCCTGCCTCCTGCcacccaaaacccgtttgctgtagaaaaggGGAAATATGTATGTGAgatttctttgctgtttttagtgaaatacatccttttactttctaaaattaaggAAGTgctctgggcgagtgattagaaactgttttaactttttttttttagtcgttgagctccattcaacCCCATTCAACAAGGTCTCATTCGCGTGCGCTCTCAGTCCCGTTTCtaatataacgggggaaataggaagtggccaggctctcataaaccggctctgggtTTACCACTCTGTAATATCTTCTGGGTTTCtgaaacgctagagggcgctcctgagccaGTCCAAAATGGGTTCAGAtggagcgcacacacacacacacacacacacacacacacacacacacacacacacacacgcacacacacacacacacattccctcAGGATCGCAGGTTAAGATGGAGAATTTcaacaaaaacataatatataaatgctgaaacattttactgtaaaaaataatttcCTGGACACTGAATAGCAGAAACTTTTGAACACCGCTGTTGCATGTCATGTATATTCATGGCGTTTGTGAGTGCGAACAGCCAAttaatgagctgctctgctcgccaaccaatcagcactcagcagcagtaacgcccACCTTCTGCTGCTCAAAGCCCGTTTACTGTAGAACAAGGAAACATATAtgtaagttttctttgcttctttagtgaaatacatcctttcactttctaaaattaaagaaaagttCTGGAccagtgattagaaactattttaacttttcgtttttagccgttttACTCCATTCAACCTCACTCAATGAGGACttgctcgcgggcgccctctggtgTTTTGCTGTCTTGTGTTGCTATAACGGCCCAAACAGGAGggcaggctcctcataaaccggttctagcgacgctgaaaccaactacaagCTTAACgaaataaatgatttaaaaatattcttcatcctttgatgtatgttcatattttcaggtaaagtgactggatgttttaaaaaataccgCGACATGAAATTTGAGATTTACATTACGTTTAATGGCctgttgcaaagcagaaatctgattactgtctgactcgtagTTTCCCCATCGTCACTTTACACAAGTGCCTGTAAACGCATTGACTGGTTTAttgaccaaatctgattttctgcaggttattacatttatataaacgCACTAAAAAATAATTAGGTAgttaaaaatgaattagaaCTAATTAATCAGTTCACTCAGCATACATGCCTTCAGAAAAGCACTCGCTCAATAATACCAGTTAGAGAGTTgtattctgaaaaaaatgaaccAATGAGCTGCACATTCTGATCACCGTGTCTGCAAAGGCAGTGACTGAATGCCAAGTGCGAAATGAGCAGCTCAGCGAGCTACACCCACCACTACCCACCTGTTTTCTGACAAGCCCCGCCTTCTGTTTGTATTCGTAAACCACTAGGCAATTCCATCGCGGGGGCGGGGCTTGTCTTAAAACAGGCGAGAAAAAAACACGTACGGGATGCAGCTtcatataaagagagagatacaaacaTCGAGTGTTCAGCATTTTCCACAGAGCCAGAGCTGAAAGACAGTAAAAAGGGAAGAATGAGCCTTTATTTCTTCAGTTAGTCGACTGACTACAGTGTGGACCTAAACTTTACACTTTGGTTACACTGAAGTGTTGCTGTTTGTAAAGTGTAAAGTCTGAAGTGTAAAGTGTTCTGTCttgcagaagaaaaagaagaaaatggcaTTCATGGTGAAGCACATGATAGGGGGGCAGCTGAAGGATCTCACCGGGGGTCTTGGGGAGGAAAAGGCTGAAGGTGAGAAGTCCGAGGCTGCAGCCAAGGGGATGACACAGGAGGAGTTTGAGCAGTACCAACAGCAGCTGGCGGAGGAGAAGTAAGTGTAGCTCCTGTGACTCCAGGTCTCTGACTGAAGAGCCCAGGCAACTGTCAGCTCTAACTTTCAGATGTAGCAGAATACATTTTTGTTCTCCATAGTTTCAATGAAATATTGATCTTACCAAAAGCAGATCCTCCCACTTCTTATATCTTTTTTGGACAGTTAACACTGGAAAGTCTAATCCCATCACACTGAGCTTGCGAGAGTGGAATAGAGCTCCCTGCCATGCTCCCTGTTATCAAGGTTAGACCTTCTATGGTCAGCTTTTACAGTAAATGACCTGGCTCTTCTGTGCATACAGCCAAaccttaaaaacattttctgtgtgtgttttgtctgatggAGTGGTCATATCATGCTCAACGGACCCTGTCAAGGATGCAGAAAAGAACAAATGAGTAAaattaaatatgaacaaaatttTCTAGCTTTTGAATTGAACTCCTCTAAGGACTTCAGTCATGTCGCTGCCTCATCATCATGTCATTTAATGTGATAGATTGCTGTGATGGGGTGGTAagcaaaaaagaatgaaatgctTCTTAATGTTTTTATAGTACATTGATGTATGTTTGGATTATGTGGAAAAGATGTCATGTGAGTTTTGCAAAGATTTGAtgttaaaatgacattatttagcaatatttaaggtggaaattcAATGTCTGTCAATATGGACATGGTCCTGAATGTTTagttgcttttcatttttttgtatttgatttCTTTGTAAATTTACTGGCAGCATCTTTGATGCTTTGTGGTCACACTTAGGACTTTTGAGGTTTATCAtattattttagaccaaaagaatcTCTGGAGAAAAACGGAGTCTAATAAAGTTCCTCTGCTGATGAATGCTGGATGCTTAAGAGGTTCCACTGTGATTCTGtttaacaacttttttttacttctcctcaAGTTGTTTTTTGGAAAGGCGCTTATACTTGTTTTACTATTACACCACAAAGGACCGGTACTTTTACTTGGTGATGGGTCTAGGTTACTCTGCCCACCCTTTATCAACGGCACCTTTTCATGCAAATTGTTCATTTTACTGCCTAACAGTGCCCAGTCTGGGAGCAGCACATGCATTAGGGGTTAGGCATCTGCATACAGCAGTAGGCTGGCCATAGGAAACCAGGAGTACTCGTTTAGTCCGATGACCTTCTGGTCGATGATCATCTCTCCTACTGTTAGGTTTTTAGAGGCTTTAAAATCAACAGTATATCTATACATTTATATCAGTGTTTCCAGCCCTGTTCTTGGACGATCCCTGTCCTGAATTTCAGTACTTTTCCTGCTCAAGCAATCTCACTTCAATTCAGGATGGGCTTGTTAAAGGGGGATTCTAGTGATATTTATAACACATAGTTTAGCTGtttagatgtaaaaaaaagtcatcCAGAATGGTTAGATGTGAAATGGATTTTTATGGAGAAACTCAGACTCAGATTTTCTTACAGAGGTGCTGACTGGAACCTAGATTCCCCatatctacaacacaagtataaccatttaatttactatccaaaatcaccagtgaacctacacatcttctgagtttttatttgttgataatgtaaaatagtggtgaatataaaccaaaaaagggttttaggtgttacatttttctttataaCACCCTGTACTTCTCTTTGATTTTAGTGCCAAAACCTGTTCTCAGAATGATCATGTGGTTATGACACTATCTCAGTCATTAGACAATGTATTTGGGACCATTAGATgtaagaactttctgtgagggagcttttagaggcattgaactTTTCagttgtctggttcctatcgccaccaacTCTGACTTGGGATGTTTCTCACACACAGAACAGAGCATTCAAACAGCtgtgaatggctttgtttacatcttaataatttaatcaagcagaaattgtgaaaaatagatggaattcccctttaattagctgattagtcGGGTCACGTGTGGTAGTAcaggaaaaacactgaaaggaaagaaagaatatAGAGCGACGGATGCAGACAGCTGGATCTTCAAGTGAAAATCTTCTTCACGGAGTTTTGGAGCCTGGTGTTTATTTTCTGCTACCCAGCAATATAAAAATAGCATCAGCACCCTTTCTCATGTGTAATGGGAGGAGAGATCCGGAACAttggtttttatttacagtccGCTGTACCTTCGATCAATACTGTATGTCACAGTGCCCTCTAGGTCCATGTTTGCCTGGCCCAGACTTTACGTCTGTGACTTCTCCCCAGAAATGCATAAACagccctttctttctttcatctgcATCATTTGGAATCATATTACACTCCTATGTATTGCCTTTGATATAAATTGTGCACAGACTGCTATCTTGATCTCTATATTAAATGACGGATGCAAGAATACGTTAGGCTGAAGATGCTAAAAATTAGAGCAGCCATAGcgatttgttttgtcttttgcttttgttttctcaacacaaacaacattcaGCTCTTGTTACTTCTACAAAACATCTCTGTGTATTTGTGCCATTCTGATTTTTGTGCTGTTCACTCAGGTTGGAGCGAGATGCCAGCTTTGCTCAGAAGAAAGCAGAGAGGGCCACAGTCAGGAGCCACTTCAGAGAGAAGTACAGACTGCCAAAGGTCTGTAGCATCACAGATCCCACCACATACCACAACAGATCTCTGCAAAGGCAAAGAACAAGAACTTCAACAACAGATAAACTGAGAAAAGCAGGCTTCAGAGTTCTGTTTGCCGTCCTGCTTCAAACTTCAGCCAAACTGCGGTTATTACTGCTGTTTTCACACCATGTTCTCATTAAAGGGCCAATGTCcttctttttttgttatatCATATTCCACCCTGAAGTCCTTATATGATATTTACGTACAAAAAACAGTCCTGATTCCTTTCTATGTGTCCATTTTCTACCTCTCCTTATACCTTTGAATAAGAGCTGTTTTTGGTTGTTTACCTTTAAGACATATGTGCAAATGACTTCTGTTCAGATTGGCTGCTCTGACTTGCGCCTTGTTCAAAAAGGCAGGGCTAAACCGTTGTAGGCTGAGGGTACTGGTATAAGTAAAAGTgatggtttttgtgatgtcacaaaaacaaaaaaaatcaaaacagactCCCCAGAAATTCACTAATAAagtctgtgtggttttatgtattaaaaacagtcataactcattTTATGTGATTTTCCAAGCTCTCTTTATTcttaaacaggatgtttttgttactgtgccgtTAAGAATTTACAactgtttgcacactgtgaaattagaccccggagcagtttgcagccttatccacagcactcagggagcaattgggggttaggtgccttgctcaagggcacttcagtcatgaactgtcagccaaggggatcaaaccagcaactttctggtcacagggcctctcttctgattggctgatgtgTACTGTAGCTCATTCAAAAGCAGCAAAGGCTGAAACTCTCAATATAACTTTGGCgtaaatgggcagggctaaacatCTGTAGGCCAAGtgggcagaaaaaaaatgtgttggtttttgtgacatcacaaaaacaaagaattcaAATAGGGAtgttgctttattattattgtacagCTTGGACTGTATAGACATGAGATTGAATGATATTTGCTGAAACCTGAAGAATATTTACATAAGTACAGCagcttttgtttaaaaaaaaaaaacaaattcagttttccatgatttggACCCTTTAAAATTGAGTACATATGAACCAGTAACTTTTATCCTAAGATAAAGGCAATTTTCAAAAATCCTGATTCAAGCCAGAATTCAGTTTGGATCAAAACCTCTGCTGTCCTTCGCCCACCTGCCTGTTTTTCTCCCTTTAGAGTGAGCTGGATGATACGCAGATCCAGGCTGCCAATAAGGATGTGGAGCTGCCCACTGAGCTGGCAAAGATGATCGCTGAAGACAACCAGGAGGAAGAGCAGAAACAGTCCGTCCTTGGTCAACTGGCCAACATCCAGAATGTTGATGTGGACCAGCTGAAGGACAAAGCACAGGCCACCCTTGAAGACCTCAAACAGTCAGCTGAAAAGTGTGAAGTCATGTGATTTAGATCCATAAACACAAGCCTCAGGGTGAGAGAGCTGATCCAGGATCGGATTTTTCTCATAGTTCTCTTGGTCATAACAATTAAACATAAACAGATACAGAAACAGCACAttccaaataaacacaaataaattcaGTGAAACAATGTTCATGTTGTATCATCTGACAGTAAAGCACATATTCCCCTAAAAGGAAAAAGTCATAATAACTTCATAAGCGTTTTCTTCCTTAATGCACTTGTAATAACCTGCTCTTTATTGTGCTTGTTTTGTGTCCTCCAACAGTCTATACATAAACATGTTAAAAGAGTTCcaccttctgtttttttgtataatatgtatatgaattatatatgtatattctttatgtcatttattatGTCATTTGTTATGCTTCTTTGTTCTTTGTAATATCAGTTTAGTAAGCTAACTGCTGAAAGAAGAAAGTGCAAATAAAAGGGAACTAAGTACAAAAGGTTAAAGGAAAGTGGGAATCATTTCAGCGTCGGAACCTCGTAGCGGCTAAAAAGGGATCTGTTTACAAAGTTGAGTTTAGCTAAATTTATCCAAAAAAATATTGTCTGtgataaaataaatgactgagaTGGACAGAGAAGCTGACCTCTTCTATAGGCAGCTGCCTAAAGTGGTAAGTGGGCGAGAGGTCATGAATGTGAGGCTGGACGGGAGGTTTGTGTTGATATTTCTGACTAACTGGCGAATAACGAGCGAAACGTTTGGGTTTTAAGTTTTAATTCTTTTATTGAAGAAATTCGTTTTTTAGCGAACAGACAAACTGCACATTCAGCTCAGTGCTGCATAAATCAGCTGACCACACATACAGGCCActttttttgctgtgttagAGCAGAAAAATGGACTGGTGTTTTCGGTCCTACTGAGCATGCGCATATCATTGGACTAGTGTAGTAGCTTTAGTGTGTCaaatgttctgttgtttttactgttaattCACTACAAACCCAGCTTAGTATCATTGCCTACCCCCTGGTAAGGCTATCAAAACATTCGAcctgtttaaatgcttttagCATTTCCTGATACGGTGATTTAGGCTGTCAAAGCATCCTACTTACCTGTTTTATTTACGGGTCTACCCATAAATGTGTGCTCGGAGGTCCTGAAGACTAAAGACAGGTGGAGGACAGTGTAATATAAACCAtctgaccagtggtggacagtaactaagtaattgtaattcgttactgtacttaattagttttttcatatatctgtactttatttaagtttttccattttgggtgactttttactttcactccactacatttcaaagccaaatatctgactttttaccccactacattttgagaaatctgttgttccttttggtttctgtgtgtataaaaatgtaacatgtcaaaacaaaagaagtgcaaagccagaacaccaatcagggcacagcggtcactttgttatgagcttgttttgacctgttggtcatactaacccagtgcagcacacggttcaatgtcagtgcagcagcataaaaatacatatgtctacataaatgatgaaattaacccaactttgtgtaaatacaccacaaaatagaaatatgtaaacatatgcagtcgtgactggcatgtttcttttattctgaattcatacaaacactttcattttatagtaaattagtttcggttagtttatgtttatgagcagagacctacagatcaatacagtaaaggaaaacttatttgtgatcctgagtttaaagccagtttttat
Proteins encoded in this region:
- the cplx3a gene encoding complexin-3a, with amino-acid sequence MAFMVKHMIGGQLKDLTGGLGEEKAEGEKSEAAAKGMTQEEFEQYQQQLAEEKLERDASFAQKKAERATVRSHFREKYRLPKSELDDTQIQAANKDVELPTELAKMIAEDNQEEEQKQSVLGQLANIQNVDVDQLKDKAQATLEDLKQSAEKCEVM